The following coding sequences are from one Nicotiana tomentosiformis chromosome 3, ASM39032v3, whole genome shotgun sequence window:
- the LOC104107558 gene encoding uncharacterized protein isoform X1, with protein MTEPLTDSNSDAWLDLLRRMLPAGAPLPDEEQLDYSIAVEYKGPPLDFPVPVVDPLASSQSTLTKLPKFRKVPSVYSKFAMHVKENSSGSGSGSSCSASRLRMNSSSESESKIPTDQSISEFNNSGNAPAVDTDENAENEYENDNDDKYDSVDRNEYNLARPIDVDDKSLPEGEKNGKNDRLGVKIRAHACSRCGKNNRLREREFCIVCGARYCRNCLLKAMGSMPEGRKCVGCIGEPIDEANREKLGKCSRLLAKICSPLEVKLIMKAESECLANQIQPEQVWVNGRPLREEELVELLGCAIPPQKLRPEKYWYDKDSGLWGKEGEKPDRIISSKLNVGGKLQIDASKGNTKVFINGREITKVELRVLKLAKVQCQRGTHFWVYDDGSYEEEGQNNIRGNIWGKASTRFICSLFSLPVPPGNIHGPKEDATAFSGRSIPEYLEHGRLQTLLLFGLEGSGTSTIFKQVKFISKSKFTVEEVQNIKLTIQRNIYRYLSVLLEGREHFEEEVLMDKKTSDLEMENFSPGRGQTIGTGRESEGLYYLNSLSPSTTCLVTDPPDLIHRRLGHPSLSKLQKMVPSLSSLSTLDCESCQLGKHTRASFSRSVESHAESVFSLVHFDIWGPSRVSSTLGFRYFVSFIDDYSRCTWLFLMKDCSELFSIFQSFCAEIKNQFGVSFRIFRSDNALEYLSSQFQQFMTSQRIIHQTSCPYTPLQNGIAERKNRHIIETRTLLIESRVPLRFWGDAVLTTCYLINRMPSSPIKDQIPHSVLFPQSPLYSLSPRVFGSTCFVHNLAPRKDKLAPRALKCVFLGYSRVQKGYRCYSPDLRRYLMLADVTFFESKPFFTSADHHDISEVLPIPAFEEFTIAPPPTSTTEVSSIPTVEESSVVPPSSPATGTPLLTYHRRSRPTSGLTGSRPTLDPAPAADPAPSTPIALRKGIRTTLNPNPHYVGLSYHRLPSPHYAFISSLSSVSIPKSTGEALSHPGWRHAMSNEMSALHTSGTWELVPLPSGKSTVGCRWVYVVKVGPDG; from the exons ATGACTGAGCCGTTAACTGATTCCAATTCTGACGCTTGGCTAGACCTTCTCCGGCGAATGTTGCCTGCCGGAGCTCCGCTACCGGACGAAGAACAACTCGACTACTCTATCGCTGTTGAGTATAAAGGTCCTCCGTTAGATTTTCCTGTTCCTGTAGTTGATCCACTGGCTTCTTCCCAAAGTACCCTCACGAAACTTCCCAAATTCCGTAAGGTACCGTCCGTTTATTCCAAATTCGCTATGCACGTGAAGGAAAACAGTAGTGGAAGTGGAAGCGGAAGTTCGTGTTCGGCTTCAAGGCTGCGCATGAATTCCAGCTCGGAATCTGAGAGTAAAATCCCGACGGATCAATCTATTTCGGAGTTTAATAATAGCGGTAATGCTCCGGCTGTTGATACTGATGAAAATGCAGAGAATGAATATGAAAATGATAATGATGATAAATATGATAGCGTAGATAGAAATGAGTATAATTTGGCGCGGCCTATTGATGTTGATGATAAATCATTGCCGGAAGGggagaaaaatggaaaaaatgataGGCTAGGGGTTAAGATTAGGGCTCATGCCTGTAGTAGGTGTGGGAAGAATAACAGGTTAAGAGAGAGAGAATTTTGCATTGTGTGTGGTGCTAGGTACTGTAGAAACTGTTTGCTTAAGGCTATGGGCTCAATGCCAGAGGGTAGGAAATGTGTGGGATGCATAGGAGAGCCTATAGATGAGGCTAACAGAGAaaaactgggtaagtgttctcgtTTGCTGGCGAAAATCTGTAGTCCCTTGGAAGTTAAGTTGATAATGAAGGCAGAGAGTGAGTGCTTGGCAAACCAAATTCAACCTGAGCAGGTGTGGGTCAATGGGAGGCCATTGCGGGAGGAGGAATTAGTAGAGTTGCTTGGATGTGCAATTCCACCGCAGAAGTTGAGACCTGAAAAGTATTGGTATGACAAGGATTCGGGGCTTTGGGGAAAG GAGGGAGAGAAGCCAGATAGGATAATAAGTTCAAAACTGAATGTGGGTGGTAAGCTTCAGATTGATGCTAGTAAAGGAAATACAAAAGTGTTCATCAATGGCCGTGAGATTACAAAAGTTGAGCTCAGGGTTCTGAAG TTAGCCAAGGTTCAGTGTCAACGAGGTACTCACTTTTGGGTATACGATGATGGATCCTATGAGGAAGAAGGTCAAAATAACATTAGAGGAAACATATGGGGAAAG GCATCTACTCGTTTCATTTGTTCATTGTTTTCATTGCCTGTTCCACCTGGAAATATTCACGGGCCAAAAGAAGATGCGACTGCCTTTTCAGGTAGGTCTATACCTGAGTATTTGGAGCATGGTAGACTGCAGACACTTTTGTTGTTTGGGTTGGAAGGATCCGGGACAAGCACCATTTTTAAGCAG GTGAAGTTTATATCTAAAAGTAAATTCACAGTTGAAGAGGTACAGAATATCAAGCTTACCATTCAAAGAAACATCTATAGATACCTGAGTGTCTTACTCGAGGGGCGAGAGCACTTTGAGGAGGAGGTCCTGATGGATAAGAAAACCTCAGATTTGGAGATGGAAAATTTTTCACCAG gacgcggtcagacaattggtacaggacgtgaatcagaaggcctttactaccttaactcactcagtccttccacaacatgtctagttacagatcctccagatctaatccacagacgtttaggacatccgagtttatccaaacttcagaagatggtgcctagtttatctagtttgtctacattagattgtgagtcgtgtcagcttgggaaacatacccgagcctccttttcacgtagtgttgagagtcatgcagagtctgtcttctccttagttcattttgatatatggggtcctagtagagtcagttcaaccttgggatttcgttattttgttagtttcattgatgattattcaagatgtacttggcttttcttaatgaaagattgttctgagttattttctatattccagagtttctgtgctgaaatcaaaaaccaatttggtgtttcttttcgcatttttcgcagtgataatgccttagaatatttatcttctcaatttcagcagtttatgacttctcaaagaattattcatcaaacatcttgtccttatacccctctGCAAAATGGGattgctgagagaaagaatagaCACATTATTGAGactcgcacacttctaattgaatctcgtgttccgttgcgcttttggggcgatgcagttctcacaacttgttatttgattaatcggatgccttcatctcccatcaaggatcagattccgcattcagtattgtttccccagtcacccttatactctctttcaccccgtgtttttgggagcacgtgttttgttcataattTAGCCCCtaggaaagataagttagctcctcgtgctctcaagtgtgtcttccttggttattctcgtgttcagaagggatatcgttgttattctccagatcttcgtaggtaccttatgctAGCTGAtgtcacattttttgagtctaaacctttctttacttctgctgaccaccatgatatatctgaggtcttacctataccggcctttgaggagtttactatagctcctcctccaacttcgaccacagaggtttcatccataccaaccgttgaggagtctagtgttgttcctcCTAGCTCcccagccacaggaacaccactcttgacttatcatcgtcgttcgCGCCCTACATCAGGCCTAACTGGTTCTCGTCCTACACTTGACCCTGCTCCTGCtgcggaccctgctcctagtacaccgattgcacttcggaaaggtatacggaccacacttaaccctaatcctcattatgtcggtttgagttatcatcgtctgccatctccccattatgcttttatatcttctctgtcctcggtttccatccctaagtctacaggtgaagcgttgtctcatccaggatggcgacatgctatgagtaacgagatgtctgctttacatacaagtggtacttgggagcttgttcctcttccctccggtaaatctactgttggttgtcgttgggtttatgtagtcaaagttggtcccgatggctag
- the LOC138908248 gene encoding uncharacterized protein, whose protein sequence is MGNIVRQSIRTVKLTNNEAEYEAMITGLKLAKILGAKVIEAKCDSLLVVNQVNGTFEVKEERMRRYLDKLQVTLHRFKEWTLQYVPQDQNSEADALSNLGSSIDDDEFSLGIVVQFMKSVVEEDHAEINSTSLT, encoded by the coding sequence ATGGGTAatatagttaggcaatctattagaactgtaaaattgactaacaatgaggccgagtatgaggccatgattacaggtctcaaACTGGCTAAAATCCTGGGGGCcaaggtgatcgaagctaagtgtgattccctccttgtggtgaaccaagtcaatgggacgttcgaagtcaaagaggaacgaatgcgaaggtacctggataaactacaggtaacgctacatcggttcaaggagtggaccctGCAATATGTACCTCAGGATCAAAATAGTGAAGCTGATGCTCTTTCCAACTTGGGATCGTCGATTGATGACGATGAGTTCAGCTTGGGAATAgtcgtacaattcatgaaatcggtagtggaagaagatCACGctgagataaactcgacaagcttaacctag